One Natator depressus isolate rNatDep1 chromosome 6, rNatDep2.hap1, whole genome shotgun sequence DNA window includes the following coding sequences:
- the LOC141989873 gene encoding olfactory receptor 5AR1-like, translated as MIALIWTDSQFHTPMYLLLSNLSLVDLGYSSSIAPRVLVSLSRESKAISYAGCAAQLYFFLAFATTESFLLAVMAYDRYVAICNPLLYRLIISKRSCIWLLASSYMARVANATVFTSCTFQLSFCGPNVIDHYFCDVLPLMRLSCTDTHTNEMLLSIFAGSIQLTTILIILFSYLYVTAAILRIRSSEGRRKAFSTCTSHLTAVVIFYGTTCFTYLQPSSTSSLEQDQVISVFYTVVIPMLNPLIYSLRNKEVQDALGRMLERRKFSQQL; from the coding sequence ATGATTGCCCTAATCTGGACGGACTCCCAATTTCACACCCCCATGTATCTCTTGCTCAGCAACTTGTCACTCGTTGACCTTGGCTACTCCTCATCCATCGCCCCCAGGGTGCTGGTGAGCCTCTCAAGGGAGAGTAAGGCCATTTCCTACGCTGGATGTGCTGCACAGCTGTACTTTTTTCTTGCCTTTGCCACTACTGAGTCCTTCCTCCTTGCGGTGATGGCCTATgaccgttatgtggccatctgtaatCCACTGCTCTATAGGCTCATCATATCCAAGAGGTCCTGCATCTGGCTCTTGGCTAGCTCCTACATGGCTAGGGTTGCAAATGCAACCGTGTTTACCAGCTGCACCTTTCAGCTGTCCTTCTGTGGGCCCAATGTAATCGATCATTActtttgtgatgtccttccgctCATGCGGCTCTCCTGCACAGACACTCACACCAATGAAATGCTGCTTTCTATCTTTGCTGGTTCCATACAACTGACTACCATACTGATCATCCTCTTCTCGTATCTGTATGTTACTGCTGCCATATTGAGGATCCGCTCCTCCGAGGGCAGgcgcaaagccttctccacctgcacctcCCACCTGACAGCCGTAGTTATATTCTATGGGACAACGTGCTTTACCTACTTACAACCCAGTTCCACCTCCTCACTGGAGCAGGACCAGGTGATTTCTGTGTTCTACACGGTGGTGATCCCCATGCTGAACCCCctgatctacagcctgaggaacaaggaggtgCAGGACGCCCTGGGGAGAATGTTAGAGAGAAGAAAGTTCTCTCAGCAGCTTTGA
- the LOC141989874 gene encoding olfactory receptor 5AS1-like yields MIYSITLVGNGGMILLIMNDPRLHTPMYYFLRNFLADRKSISYPACAVQMYLSIAFGDVECLLMAVMAYDRYVAICNPLLYTVTMSRQLCKQLVAGVYAVGVVDSMIYTCWTFRLSFCSSNIINHFFCDDPALLLLSCSDTHINEIVMFAFMSCITLSSFVTVLLSYVYITSTILQIRSAKGPCRVFFTCTFHLTSVVLFYGTLLFMYLRPPSSYSMDTDKVASVFYT; encoded by the coding sequence ATGATTTATAGTATTAccctggtggggaatggggggatgatCTTGTTAATCATGAATGATCCCcgactccacacccccatgtactatttcctcaGGAATTTCTTAGCTGACAGGAAAAGCATTTCTTACCCTGCCTGCGCTGTGCAAATGTATCTCTCTATCGCTTTTGGAGATGTTGAGTGCCTCTTGATGGCTGTGATGGCGTATgaccgttatgtggccatctgtaacccACTGCTCTATACGGTCACCATGTCCAGGCAGCTTTGTaaacagctggtggctggagtgTACGCTGTGGGGGTGGTGGATTCAATGATATACACATGTTGGACATTTcggctgtcattctgcagctccaacatcatcaatcatttcttctgtgatgACCCTGCGCTGCTGTTGCTCTCCTGTTCTGACACCCACATCAATGAGATTGTGATGTttgctttcatgagctgcattaCGTTGAGCAGCTTTGTGactgtcctcctctcctatgtCTATATCACCTCCACCATCCTGCAGATCCGCTCCGCCAAGGGCCCGTGCAGAGTCTTCTTCACCTGTACTTTCCATTTGACCTCTGTGGTCCTGTTTTATGGCACCCTCCTCTTCATGTATTTACGTCCCCCCTCCAGCTATTCCATGGATACAGACAAAGTGGCCTCAGTGTTTTACACGTAG